The Triticum aestivum cultivar Chinese Spring chromosome 3A, IWGSC CS RefSeq v2.1, whole genome shotgun sequence genome includes a region encoding these proteins:
- the LOC123061030 gene encoding mediator of RNA polymerase II transcription subunit 27 isoform X1, whose protein sequence is MMQQSQATVAVAAPAAAARAHEPAGGDAPPKQVAQAMERLGRAGRIIADIRLGADRLLEALFVAASAPPDSAQQHIERNEEVVAKEEVSMHRHFDDLRALGRQLEESGVLNGALKARGNSWGLHMPLVCPDGAVVAYAWKRQLAGQAGASAVDRTRLALKAFTDQKRRFFPHLEDEVLNHLHDGESGIAKRPRMPAGNGELEEKTLSEILKNLENEVPNMKISTYRRLDWSKRASALASLMDDDFVDPSKELNLQNMGKSRPGSVTTPIDQVAVIELLVPSIFRVVVSLHPAGSVDPDAVAFFSPTEGGSYLHARGLSVHHVFKHVTEHADKALQYFISVEPSKALSILLRWIADYQTLFTKLCSKCRRLLLMDKSLALLLPPVHRPYHQISSIGSDHQEAYHIGCSSYDA, encoded by the exons ATGATGCAGCAGTCGCAGGCGACGGTGGCGGTGGccgcaccggcggcggcggcgcgcgcgcacgAGCCAGCGGGCGGCGACGCGCCGCCGAAGCAGGTGGCGCAGGCGATGGAGCGGCTGGGCCGCGCGGGCAGGATCATCGCGGACATCCGGCTCGGCGCGGACCGCCTCCTCGAGGCGCTCTTCGTTGCCGCCAGcgcgccgccggacagcgcccagcaGCACATCGAGAGGAACGAGGAAGTCGTAGCTAAGGAGGAGGTCTCCATGCACCGCCACTTCGACGACCTCCGCGCCCTCGGCAG GCAATTGGAAGAGTCCGGGGTTCTAAATGGGGCCCTTAAAGCTCGAGGAAATTCATGGGGCTTGCACATGCCACTTGTGTGCCCAGATGGTGCTGTTGTGGCCTATGCTTGGAAGCGTCAATTGGCAGGCCAAGCTGGTGCATCAGCTGTTGACAGAACTAG GTTAGCTCTCAAGGCCTTCACTGACCAGAAAAGAAGATTCTTTCCTCATCTAGAAGACGAAGTTCTTAACCATCTCCATGATGGTGAATCTGGTATTGCTAAAAGGCCAAGGATGCCTGCGGGCAATGGAGAGCTGGAAGAAAAAACTTTGTCCGAGATACTTAAGAATCTAGAAAATGAAGTACCCAACATGAAAATATCCACGTATCGTCGTTTAGATTGGTCAAAAAGAGCTTCAGCATTAGCATCTCTGATGGATGATGACTTTGTGGATCCATCTAAGGAGTTGAACCTGCAAAATATGGGAAAATCGAGACCTGGTTCTGTGACGACTCCGATAGATCAGGTTGCAGTAATTGAGTTGCTGGTTCCTTCAATATTTAGAGTTGTAGTGTCATTGCATCCTGCAGGATCTGTTGATCCTGATGCTGTGGCATTCTTCTCTCCAACTGAG GGAGGAAGCTACCTTCATGCGAGAGGCTTGTCGGTGCATCACGTCTTTAAGCATGTGACG GAGCATGCTGACAAGGCATTGCAGTACTTCATCAGTGTGGAACCCAGTAAAGCACTTTCTATTTTATTG CGTTGGATTGCTGATTATCAGACTCTATTTACAAAACTTTGCAG TAAATGCCGACGGCTTCTGCTCATGGACAAGTCTTTGGCTTTGCTTCTACCCCCAGTTCATCGCCCCTACCACCAGATCTCGAGCATTGGTTCAGATCATCAGGAAGCCTATCACATTGGATGTTCTTCCTATGATGCCTGA
- the LOC123061029 gene encoding cyclic dof factor 2, with amino-acid sequence MSDQMDSGIKLFGRVIPLVPDAAPGPPEAEATAGSEHPPPPPPQESEAEAEADNNKEQHKETKDKGDSEMKVDAPEEKEDGGMKGDELRERKDDEMEVDAPQAKQNAETASSSTLDHKKDDQAQISNAEEKVASDPKEENEKKSNDESGQDKVLKKPDKIIPCPRCNSMDTKFCYYNNYNVNQPRHFCKNCQRYWTAGGSMRNVPVGAGRRKSKNSALHYRQLLMAPDCLLGSRVDISDTVNPEVLASLPSIPTQSASRNETVLKFGPEVPLCESMVSVLNIEEQNVTNAGSVPRDETREGNSCASTTTSNNGLPANAVPPGQNGAPVYCNGVGPVPQYYLGPPFMYPWSMGWNNLPVMVPGGSMPESASPSESCSTSSAPWMNSPMMPGSRLPAPPFPYPIVPPALWGCLPSWPAAAWNTPWVGTNGCISPSGSSNSSCSGNGSPTLGKHSRDPNPQKDDKEEKSLWVPKTLRIDDPDEAAKSSIWATLGIKPGDPGVFKPFQFKGESKGQPADARPARALQANPAAFSRSQSFQESS; translated from the exons ATGTCGGATCAGATGGATTCTGGCATAAAGCTCTTCGGGCGGGTGATCCCGTTGGTTCCTGACGCTGCGCCCGGGCCGCCGGAAGCGGAGGCGACGGCCGGCTCCGagcacccaccgccgccgccgccgcaggagtCAGAGGCCGAGGCAGAGGCTGATAATAATAAG GAACAACACAAAGAAACAAAAGACAAAGGCGATAGTGAAATGAAGGTGGACGCTCCAGAAGAGAAAGAAGATGGTGGAATGAAAGGTGATGAACTAAGGGAGAGAAAAGATGACGAAATGGAGGTTGATGCACCACAAGCCAAGCAAAATGCAGAAACAGCCAGTTCATCTACCTTGGACCATAAGAAAGACGACCAGGCCCAGATAAGCAATGCTGAAGAGAAGGTGGCATCAGACCCGAAGGAGGAGAATGAGAAGAAATCAAATGACGAATCAGGCCAGGATAAGGTGCTCAAGAAGCCAGATAAAATTATACCTTGCCCTCGGTGCAACAGCATGGATACAAAGTTCTGCTATTACAACAACTACAATGTTAATCAACCAAGGCACTTCTGTAAGAATTGCCAAAGGTATTGGACTGCAGGGGGGAGTATGAGGAATGTACCTGTCGGTGCTGGGAGGCGCAAAAGCAAGAATTCAGCGCTGCACTACCGTCAGTTGTTGATGGCCCCTGATTGTCTGCTGGGGTCTAGAGTAGACATCTCTGACACAGTGAACCCAGAAGTCCTTGCATCTCTACCTTCCATCCCGACACAATCAGCCAGTAGAAATGAAACAGTTCTCAAGTTTGGGCCTGAGGTGCCACTTTGTGAATCGATGGTATCGGTGCTGAACATTGAAGAGCAGAATGTGACCAATGCTGGATCTGTACCAAGAGATGAAACCAGGGAAGGTAACTCGTGCGCATCGACTACCACATCAAACAATGGGTTACCTGCAAACGCAGTCCCGCCTGGTCAGAACGGAGCGCCTGTTTACTGTAATGGGGTTGGTCCGGTGCCTCAGTATTACCTTGGACCTCCTTTCATGTACCCATGGAGCATGGGGTGGAACAACCTTCCTGTAATGGTGCCGGGTGGAAGTATGCCCGAGTCTGCTTCTCCATCAGAAAGCTGCAGCACTAGTTCGGCGCCATGGATGAACTCTCCCATGATGCCAGGCTCAAGGCTTCCTGCACCCCCGTTTCCATATCCTATTGTTCCACCTGCACTCTGGGGTTGCTTACCAAGCTGGCCAGCCGCGGCATGGAACACACCATGGGTCGGGACCAACGGGTGCATATCGCCGTCTGGGTCAAGCAACAGCAGCTGTTCAGGCAATGGGTCTCCTACTCTGGGGAAGCATTCCAGGGACCCCAATCCACAGAAAGATGACAAGGAGGAGAAATCACTATGGGTTCCCAAGACGCTCCGCATCGATGACCCCGATGAGGCAGCGAAGAGTTCCATATGGGCAACTCTTGGCATCAAACCTGGAGACCCTGGCGTCTTCAAGCCTTTCCAGTTCAAGGGTGAGAGCAAGGGCCAGCCAGCAGATGCACGCCCTGCCCGTGCTTTACAGGCGAACCCCGCAGCGTTTTCTCGGTCGCAGTCGTTCCAGGAGAGCTCTTGA
- the LOC123061030 gene encoding mediator of RNA polymerase II transcription subunit 27 isoform X2, producing MMQQSQATVAVAAPAAAARAHEPAGGDAPPKQVAQAMERLGRAGRIIADIRLGADRLLEALFVAASAPPDSAQQHIERNEEVVAKEEVSMHRHFDDLRALGRQLEESGVLNGALKARGNSWGLHMPLVCPDGAVVAYAWKRQLAGQAGASAVDRTRLALKAFTDQKRRFFPHLEDEVLNHLHDGESGIAKRPRMPAGNGELEEKTLSEILKNLENEVPNMKISTYRRLDWSKRASALASLMDDDFVDPSKELNLQNMGKSRPGSVTTPIDQVAVIELLVPSIFRVVVSLHPAGSVDPDAVAFFSPTEMQLSSVREEATFMREACRCITSLSM from the exons ATGATGCAGCAGTCGCAGGCGACGGTGGCGGTGGccgcaccggcggcggcggcgcgcgcgcacgAGCCAGCGGGCGGCGACGCGCCGCCGAAGCAGGTGGCGCAGGCGATGGAGCGGCTGGGCCGCGCGGGCAGGATCATCGCGGACATCCGGCTCGGCGCGGACCGCCTCCTCGAGGCGCTCTTCGTTGCCGCCAGcgcgccgccggacagcgcccagcaGCACATCGAGAGGAACGAGGAAGTCGTAGCTAAGGAGGAGGTCTCCATGCACCGCCACTTCGACGACCTCCGCGCCCTCGGCAG GCAATTGGAAGAGTCCGGGGTTCTAAATGGGGCCCTTAAAGCTCGAGGAAATTCATGGGGCTTGCACATGCCACTTGTGTGCCCAGATGGTGCTGTTGTGGCCTATGCTTGGAAGCGTCAATTGGCAGGCCAAGCTGGTGCATCAGCTGTTGACAGAACTAG GTTAGCTCTCAAGGCCTTCACTGACCAGAAAAGAAGATTCTTTCCTCATCTAGAAGACGAAGTTCTTAACCATCTCCATGATGGTGAATCTGGTATTGCTAAAAGGCCAAGGATGCCTGCGGGCAATGGAGAGCTGGAAGAAAAAACTTTGTCCGAGATACTTAAGAATCTAGAAAATGAAGTACCCAACATGAAAATATCCACGTATCGTCGTTTAGATTGGTCAAAAAGAGCTTCAGCATTAGCATCTCTGATGGATGATGACTTTGTGGATCCATCTAAGGAGTTGAACCTGCAAAATATGGGAAAATCGAGACCTGGTTCTGTGACGACTCCGATAGATCAGGTTGCAGTAATTGAGTTGCTGGTTCCTTCAATATTTAGAGTTGTAGTGTCATTGCATCCTGCAGGATCTGTTGATCCTGATGCTGTGGCATTCTTCTCTCCAACTGAG ATGCAGTTATCCTCTGTTAGGGAGGAAGCTACCTTCATGCGAGAGGCTTGTCGGTGCATCACGTCTTTAAGCATGTGA